Sequence from the Rhodohalobacter sp. 614A genome:
TCGGAAGCATGCGCGCGGGGATGAACTCCGTCTCTGTTTTCGGGGGTCCACCGGTCAAGAAAATCGGCAGTGGTATTATTAAACCCCCTGGGGTCATTATCCCCTCTCAGTGCCATGATGTCCCGTCCCTGAACACCATCAACCTGAACCCGCAATCCCCAGTTTCTGTAGTTCATATTCAGGTTTAATCCATAAAAGAAATTTGGAAAAGGACTGCCTATTATTTTTCGGTCGTCGGTATTAATCACACCATCATTATTCAAATCTTTGAAGGCCATATCTCCGGGGCCTGCACCTGGTTGTTCCGCATGGTTATCTACTGCTGCCTGATCCCGAAATGGCCCTTCTGCCACATAGCCATAAAAAGCTCCGATTTCACTTCCCGGTCGTGTAATGGTTTGTCCATAAGAGAGGTCTCCGCTAACAGTTGTTACTATTTCCTCCACTCCAAGGCTTACCACTTCATTTTTTATGGTTGATACATTACCACCGATCTGAAATGAAAAATCTCCAAGAACTTTTTGATAATTCGCCGAAAGTTCTAAACCACTGTTTTTCACCTCGCCTACATTTTGAAAAGCACCGTTGCCTCGCCTAAATCCTGACGTAGTGGCTACAGGAGGGCGCAATAACAGGTTGGAAGTATTTTTTGTAAAGTAGTCTACAACAAAGGTCAGCCGCTCATCAAAGAAACCAATATCCAGTCCAATATCCATCTGCTCTGTTTCCTGCCACTGCAGTGTACTATTCCCTACCTGCAAAATAGCGGAACCTGAAACACGTGCAGGAGTGGCTCCAAATACATAATTTGCAACAGGTTGTACAGTAGGAATAGCTGCAAAATCGGGAATTGTCTGGGTTCCTGTTAAGCCCCAACTTCCTCTAACCGTTAAACTTGAAAGCTTTTCATAATCTTCCATAAATGCTTCATTATGGATAGACCAGCCTACTGACGCTGAGGGGAATGTACCCCATCTGCGCTCGCTCCCGAACCGTGATGATCCGTCACGGCGAATTGCAAACTGGGCACGGTATCTGTCGTCGTAACTATATTGAACCCTCCCCAGGAAAGACCGCAGTGCCGAAGCCGTTGCACCACCATATACTATGGTTTGACCGGTGGCTGCATTTATGGTTCTCAGATTACCGCTTGGAAATCCATTCGCTTCACTGGAGACATTTTCATAATCTCTTTTTTCCTGGGTATAACCTGCTAATGCGTTAATTTCATGAACGTTTTTGATTGTCGTGTTATATGCAAGCGTATTTTCAACAATCAAAGATCTTCTTTCGGAACGGGTTTGATCTAAATCACGCTCCGTATTTACATTCGCGTCCATATCATAAAGAGGGCTAAAATACTCGGACTCGCCTATGGCCAAATCGGTTGAAAGATTAAGCCGGTAAGTCATATTTGGCAAAATGTTGTACTTGACATACGCGGTACCTAATAAGCGTTGGGTAATATCTTCTGATTCTTCCAAGTACAATAGGCCAACCTGGTTTAATCTAAACCCTGGAGAATTCTCAATCGTAGGTCCGCAGAATCCACCTACATTATCGGGGCAACGAAGCGGAACGGTGGGCGCTTGCTGGTATGTCTCTTTAAATGTTGTTGCAGTAACATCCCCGCTCGATTTGGTTTGGCTTAACGAAAGATTTTCACCAATCGTTAATTTTTGGTCTTCACCAATATAAAACTCAGAGTTCACTCTGAAAGAAACGCGGTCAAAATTATCATTAATGACCGTTCCTTTTTCATCCAGATACCCGCTTGAAAAGGAATAAATAGCATTCTCATTCCCTCCAGAAACAGTCAGATTATAATTCTGTACAGCTCCCTGTCTGAAAAGCTCATCCTGCCAGTCTGTATTTTGTTTGAGATTTTCGGAAAGATAGGGTTCCTGCCAAGATGTGGGAATTGCCAAACCGGCATTTTCATATGCATCTACTGAAAACTCATAAAAGTCCTCCGTATCCATCATATTTATTCTTCGACTGTTGGGAATATTACTCACGCCCGTTCTTGCATTGAACTGGACCTGAATATCTCCGGCTTCTCCCCGCTTGGTGGTAATCATAACTACACCGTTTGCTGCCCTGGAACCATAAATTGCTGTAGCGGAGGCGTCTTTAAGAATCTCTATCGACTCAACGTCCTGAACATTCACAGATGCCAAATTTCCCTCTGTTGGAATACCATCTATTACATAAAGGGGTTCGGTGTTTCCTAAAGTGGAAGCACCGCGAATCATTACATCCATTCCTGATCCGGGCTCACCACTCGATTGTGTAATCAGGGCACCTGCCGCCTGACCTTGCAAAGCTTCTGCAACATTTTCGGTTTGCATATTTTGGATGCTCTCCCCACTCACCGATGTTATAGAGCCTGTAATATCACTTCTTTCCTGTTGACCATACCCTACAACCACCAGCTCATCGAGTGCCATATCGCTTTGATCAAGGGCAAAATCAACCACCAGATCTTCCTGGGCGTCCGTAACTTCGATCGCTTTTATCCCTGTTTCATACCCGATAAAAGAAGCGGTTAAATTATAAGAGCCGGGTTCTACTCCCTCAATGATAAAATTTCCATCTATATCGGTAGAAGATCCCTGTGTGGTACCTTGAATCGCCACGTTTGCCCCGGGAAGTGCTTCTCCTGTTTGTCCGTCAGTAACCGTTCCGGTGATGGTTTGTACGAAGTTCTCTTTACTGTTTACCGGCTCCTTTTGACGAATGACAATAACATCTTTGGTCGGAGGTAGTACAGGTTCAAGTCCTGTTCCCTCCAGTAGTTTGTATAATATTTCATGCGCAGGAACACCCGTCATTTTAAGAGTTATCTGCTTTTCAGGCATAATATCCGGATTGTAAGAAAATCCGACATTCACTTTCTGAGCCAGTGTTTCCAATGCATCTTGAAGAGAAGTATTGGAAAACTGGATAGACAGCAGACTGTCATCCGCTTTTTGCTGAGAGGTAACCATTTGTGCAAATACGTTCTCACCTTGCAGATATGCTTTCTTTGTTTGTCCCAAAACAAGATTAAACGAAATCAGAAAGACGAGAGATCCAAACAGAAGGCCCCAACCCAGCTTATGAAACCGCTTCCGGCTATCGACAAAAATATGAGTAGACATAGTAGTTATGGGGTTTTCGTGGTTATGGTATTGTGGTTTATTAAAAAAGTGCTTCATTGAGAAGGTCTTTGGTTCTGAAAGAAATTATTATGGTGCTGTTTTAAACCAGCGAACATTATTTCCGTTTTGCTCAAACTCAATCTTCAGAGAGAGCGCAATTACAGACAGTGTTTTCTCTAAGGACTCGTTCGTGAAATTGGCGGTTAACGGCAGATCTTTAATGTCTTCATCAGTAAATTCACAATTCACTCCATACATCCTGTTTAGCTGAAGACACACCTGATTCATCGTCAGCCCCTCGAAAACAAACTTGCCACTTTTCCAAGCCAGGTAATTTTCAACGGCAATATTATCTACCTGGAAAGTGTTTTCCTTTACATCCATATAGGCGTACTGCCCTTTCATTAAAATCACGCTGTTATCATTCGGATCGGGAGATGTGCGTTTTAAATCGGCATTTGTAAATGCCACCCGGCCGTCCACTACGGCTACCTGTACATTATCCTGTCCCGGAAGAGCACGAACGTTAAACGCCGTACCTAATACCCGAACACTGGATTCGTTGGTATGAATGATAAATGGCTGATCCGGATTGTGGGTTACATCAAAATAAGCCTCACCGGTCAGCTCTATCTCGCGGCTTCCCTGCATGAAATCTTCAGAGATTGTTATCTCAGAATTCTTATTAAGACGAACAACCGAACCGTCTGACAGTTTAATCTCCCGGTTTTCTTCATTGCTGGTTTGAAAATGGATAGGCTCTCGTTTCGCAACTGTTTCTGCAGGATCTGTATAGTTTGTGATGTAGAAAACAGATGTGAGGAAAATAACCAGTATTGCAGCAGCAGCTTTAAAAGCATGACCAAACCAATCCGGTTTACGAATAATCCGAACAGTTTTTTCCTGGGATATTTTCTCCTGAATGGCTTCAAAAAGGTGATCTGAATCAAGATCCGGAACCATTTTTCGGAGTTCACGGCGATCCATTAAATCACTGTCAATATCCAGCCTCTCCTGCAGGTATTGTTTCCCTTCGGCGGTTTCAAACCAGTCTAATACACGCCGGGTTTCCTCCGGTGTGGTCTGATTGATAAAAAACTTTTCAACGATTTTTCTATCCATTTGTCAATTGTTCAATAGTGTTATTTCAAGACGTCTACTGTTAGTACACAAGAAAGGGACGAAAGTATTAGGCTTTTTTTGATTTTTTTTAAAAACCTATCTGAAAGCCCGGAAAAGCGTTATTTATCTGAGATTATTGCATGTTAATAGCTAAAGAAGAGAAGAAGGACAGGTAGAAAAGAATTGCAAATCAGGTAAGCTGAAGCTGGATGTTACATCCAAATCACCTAAAAGAAAGTGATCAGAGAAGAGCCATCAAACCAAAAAAGATTAGCAGACCTAATAACCCCGCATGGTTTTTCAGGTACTCTCTCATAAATTTCGAACTGTTATAGAAGTGAGTTTTAACCGTTCGAATATTGATATTAAGCAAATCCGCAACCTCAGAATTGGAATGACCCTTGAGGGTTCTCAACTCAAACACTTCTCTCTTTCGGTCCGAAAGTTCTTTTAGTCCCTCTTTCACAATATCATGATACTCTTTGTATACCAACTCATCTTCCGTAAGATTTTGTTGCGGAAGTTGGTTTGATTTAATATCAGAAATTGAAATAATCTCATCTTTCTTATCACGAATCATGTTCAAAACATGATTTCTGAGCATGATAAAAAGAAATCCTTTTATAGATTTCGAGTCGTCAATTCTGGCTCTTTTTTCCCACAACTTGACAAAAACATCCTGAACAGCATCTTCGGCCAGGTCCGGACTCTTTACATATTTTTTTGCGATATAATACATCTGGACGTGGTAACGGTCATATATTTCCCGGAAAGCTTTTTTGTTACCAGCTCTGATTTTTATGGCTAAATCTGTATCGTTCAGATCATACATTACAACGTTCAAAAGTAGAATTCGAGCTATCGACAGAAGTGTTATTTAATTAATACGGTTTTATTCTCAATAGCAAGTAGAAAATTTCAGTTATGATATAGTCAGAATAATAAATGATTTTTTTCAGTGAAATTAACTATTTACTTCCCGAATACTTGAGTAGAAAATTCAACAAAAGTATTCTTTGGGGTACTGATGACCAATTGTAGCCCGTGCTTCCGATTCATTTTCCTCTAAGGTTCGATTAATCCCGATAGCTCTCTGCGGTTGTCACTGTATACAAAGTTAGCAAGCTTTAAAATGAANNNNNNNNNNNNNNNNNNNNNNNNNNNNNNNNNNNNNNNNNNNNNNNNNNNNNNNNNNNNNNNNNNNNNNNNNNNNNNNNNNNNNNNNNNNNNNNNNNNNCTAAGGTTCGATTAATCCCGATAGCTCTCTGCGGTTGTCACTGTATACAAAGTTAGCAAGCTTTAAAATGAATGTTACCTGCCTTCATTAATCTGTCGGGACAATTCCTCTAAGGTTCGATTAAAAGGATATCTCCTGAACAGCCCCCAGCGAACCCAATTAAATTTCAATTCCTCTAAGGTTCGATTAAAAGTCAATTATAGCCGTAGAGTATGGCGATCAATACAAATTTCAATTCCTCTAAGGTTCGATTAAAAGAACTTCATCTAATTGATCTTCCTGTAGTGCTGTGAAATTTCAATTCCTCTAAGGTTCGATTAAAAGTTGATTCTTGCGTTCTCCTCCAGCTCAACTTTCATATTTCAATTCCTCTAAGGTTCGATTAAAAGTTGAACTACCTGGATGCTTTTCAGTACATCATATTCAATTTCAATTCCTCTAAGGTTCGATTAAAAGCTCTTTTCTGGCCTCAATCTGCCTCTCAAGTTCAGATTTCAATTCCTCTAAGGTTCGATTAAAAGTCTTTCCTATGATTTTGAAACTGAATCCTGGATTGTATTTCAATTCCTCTAAGGTTCGATTAAAAGTCTGCAGCTAAAGAGTTTATCGACTACATCGAGCATATTTCAATTCCTCTAAGGTTCGATTAAAAGTATATCCGATGTTTGAAAGCGATATAAGCGATTATGGATTTCAATTCCTCTAAGGTTCGATTAAAAGAGAACGCTTTACAACCAGGTCTGGAATTTTATCGATATTTCAATTCCTCTAAGGTTCGATTAAAAGCATAATTATCGCCGGTGTACTTCTCGTTCAGAAACATTTCAATTCCTCTAAGGTTCGATTAAAAGGAAAGATTAAAAGCGGCTTCTCCTGAAGGGGCAAAATATTTCAATTCCTCTAAGGTTCGATTAAAAGCGCAGGGGCGGTTGCAATAAGCGGCGGTATTCCACATTTCAATTCCTCTAAGGTTCGATTAAAAGGGGGCGGTTCAGATGTGCCACCGTCCCCATCAGAGAATTTCAATTCCTCTAAGGTTCGATTAAAAGGTCATTCAAGAAACTCTCACGTAGTTCTTTTTCCTGATTTCAATTCCTCTAAGGTTCGATTAAAAGTAAGTGTTGAAGAAGAAACGAAACGACTTGATGAAAATTTCAATTCCTCTAAGGTTCGATTAAAAGTTTAGAAACACGCAAACTGCCATTTGGGGGTGTGTTATTTCAATTCCTCTAAGGTTCGATTAAAAGACCTTGTAAAAATTGTTCAGCACAAGTCCAGATTTAATTTCAATTCCTCTAAGGTTCGATTAAAAGGGGGCGGTTCAGATGTGCCACCGTCCCCATCAGAGAATTTCAATTCCTCTAAGGTTCGATTAAAAGGTCATTCAAGAAACTCTCACGTAGTTCTTTTTCCTGATTTCAATTCCTCTAAGGTTCGATTAAAAGACGGAGCGAAGATAAAAACCACGCATGACGACCTTATAATTTCAATTCCTCTAAGGTTCGATTAAAAGTATCGAATCGTGCCGCATCCAATTCAATGAAGCGAGATTTCAATTCCTCTAAGGTTCGATTAAAAGTATTGATAAATCTGTAAAATGGATTCGTCAAAACGTAATTTCAATTCCTCTAAGGTTCGATTAAAAGTATTCCCAGTGCTAACTGTTAATCTGAGCTGTTCACATTTCAATTCCTCTAAGGTTCGATTAAAAGGAAGGCCTGGCCGGTGATGTACCAGCGGTCAACTCCATTTCAATTCCTCTAAGGTTCGATTAAAAGTATGGGAAATGAGGAGAAACTTCTTCGGCTATATAAAAATTTCAATTCCTCTAAGGTTCGATTAAAAGATGAAAGAGGATATTGTCTATAACGATGCCCGTGAGTATTTCAATTCCTCTAAGGTTCGATTAAAAGTTGAGTGAATGAGTTGGCAGAGCTACAGCAGGGGAAATTTCAATTCCTCTAAGGTTCGATTAAAAGTAAGGGAAATCAGTTACATAAGCTACGTGAGAACGTATTTCAATTCCTCTAAGGTTCGATTAAAAGCGCGCCCGTTCCCGATACAGTTATTTTGTTCGGCTTCATTTCAATTCCTCTAAGGTTCGATTAAAAGTGAGGAAAAAGGATTCAACACTATTGAATTGACAGAATTTCAATTCCTCTAAGGTTCGATTAAAAGTGATGTGGATTCAATCAAAAAAGAACTTGCTGATGTTATTTCAATTCCTCTAAGGTTCGATTAAAAGTCCACTCAGACAGGTCAACAGAAACACCGGCATCTTATTTCAATTCCTCTAAGGTTCGATTAAAAGTGAATCTGTCGGGCTGCCTCATCAAAGTCTGAATTAATTTCAATTCCTCTAAGGTTCGATTAAAAGCATCTCCAGAGGCATTCTAAAAGGCTATACCGTTTAATTTCAATTCCTCTAAGGTTCGATTAAAAGATGGGGTTGAAGTGGCACAGACAAGCAATATTCCAACATTTCAATTCCTCTAAGGTTCGATTAAAAGTAAAAGCTATCTATCGACGTTAAAATCTCATCCAGTATTTCAATTCCTCTAAGGTTCGATTAAAAGTATGGCAGGATCGTCTGAGAAGTACCTGGATGATTTATTTCAATTCCTCTAAGGTTCGATTAAAAGAACTCCGACCGTTCATTCTCATCCTCCGGCATATCAATTTCAATTCCTCTAAGGTTCGATTAAAAGTTGTGCCGTATATTGGGTTTGATCGGGATTCAGATCGTATTTCAATTCCTCTAAGGTTCGATTAAAAGGATCTGATATTACAATCATCGGTTGTGAAATTTTCATTTCAATTCCTCTAAGGTTCGATTAAAAGACCCCCGCTTCTTATAAAGGCATCATGAGCCACCAAAATTTCAATTCCTCTAAGGTTCGATTAAAAGTCCGATCCATTTTTTTGTTACAAGAAGCAACAGAAAAATTTCAATTCCTCTAAGGTTCGATTAAAAGTTGGAGAGATCCATCAAGCAACTACTGCAAGAGTAATTTCAATTCCTCTAAGGTTCGATTAAAAGTCGGATTCTCGTCCTCTATCGCTGATATTAGTGCATATTTCAATTCCTCTAAGGTTCGATTAAAAGTAAGCGTTGCAAAATACTCAGGGGACGTTGAAGTTCATTTCAATTCCTCTAAGGTTCGATTAAAAGGGGTTTATGCTTGTTCTTCATGTCATGACTGGTTAGAATTTCAATTCCTCTAAGGTTCGATTAAAAGTATTCAATGTCCCCAAAGCCTGATTTATTTGATAACCATTTCAATTCCTCTAAGGTTCGATTAAAAGTACGAATAAAACCGAACTTGATCACAAATCATCTGAATTTCAATTCCTCTAAGGTTCGATTAAAAGGGACTAATTCAAGGGTTTTTGAGGCCGGAATAAAGTGATTTCAATTCCTCTAAGGTTCGATTAAAAGGATGAAAGAAATTTGGAAAGATATTGATGGATATGAATTTCAATTCCTCTAAGGTTCGATTAAAAGGGATGAATGTGGCGCTGGAAATTATATGTCGTACTGATTTCAATTCCTCTAAGGTTCGATTAAAAGGCCGTTCTGTGAGAAGCGCCCAATCTGTATTTTCATATTTCAATTCCTCTAAGGTTCGATTAAAAGCTTTCAACCCCTCACTCACTGTCCTGCTGAAACAGGATTTCAATTCCTCTAAGGTTCGATTAAAAGAAAATTAACTCCTTCGTATGCCATGATTTATACCTTATTTCAATTCCTCTAAGGTTCGATTAAAAGCAAGCATGGCATTGAGCCAAATCCGTTATATAAGGTATTTCAATTCCTCTAAGGTTCGATTAAAAGGAACCGAACTGGCTATCAAGCACAAAGCCCACGAGTATTTCAATTCCTCTAAGGTTCGATTAAAAGGTGAACTAAGTGAAATAGATGATGAGATATTAACAAAATTTCAATTCCTCTAAGGTTCGATTAAAAGTATACCCATTCGTATCATTTTGTTGAAAGCCAGGCAAATTTCAATTCCTCTAAGGTTCGATTAAAAGGCCGCGGAAAAATCCACGTTTATAACATATAAATACATCTTTTAGGAGAAAAAAGTCAATGATTTGTCGTCACCTCTTATAAGTGCATTTTATGTCTGGGTGTGACGATGTCAATTTTCGCCCTTTACAGCCTTCTAAGCCATATATCTTCATAAACTTCCAAATAGCGATCATTATCTGATTCCTCATCCGGGCACTGTGACGATTCATTACACAAAATTATCCGCACTATTTTTTTCCACACCCAATACTTCCCTATTACTCCAGCGTTTGCTCCCAACGCAGTAGATGATAACAGAATCTTCCTCTTCATTCATCAGTTCTGTGATTTTGTACTTTAGTTCTTCAAGCTGAGCGTCTGTGAGTTCCCCCTCGAATACTGAGTTTTGCACATGATTTAAATATTC
This genomic interval carries:
- a CDS encoding FecR family protein, with amino-acid sequence MDRKIVEKFFINQTTPEETRRVLDWFETAEGKQYLQERLDIDSDLMDRRELRKMVPDLDSDHLFEAIQEKISQEKTVRIIRKPDWFGHAFKAAAAILVIFLTSVFYITNYTDPAETVAKREPIHFQTSNEENREIKLSDGSVVRLNKNSEITISEDFMQGSREIELTGEAYFDVTHNPDQPFIIHTNESSVRVLGTAFNVRALPGQDNVQVAVVDGRVAFTNADLKRTSPDPNDNSVILMKGQYAYMDVKENTFQVDNIAVENYLAWKSGKFVFEGLTMNQVCLQLNRMYGVNCEFTDEDIKDLPLTANFTNESLEKTLSVIALSLKIEFEQNGNNVRWFKTAP
- a CDS encoding RNA polymerase sigma factor, coding for MYDLNDTDLAIKIRAGNKKAFREIYDRYHVQMYYIAKKYVKSPDLAEDAVQDVFVKLWEKRARIDDSKSIKGFLFIMLRNHVLNMIRDKKDEIISISDIKSNQLPQQNLTEDELVYKEYHDIVKEGLKELSDRKREVFELRTLKGHSNSEVADLLNINIRTVKTHFYNSSKFMREYLKNHAGLLGLLIFFGLMALL
- the cas2 gene encoding CRISPR-associated endonuclease Cas2; the encoded protein is MYYILVYDVNVNRVVKMLKIVREYLNHVQNSVFEGELTDAQLEELKYKITELMNEEEDSVIIYCVGSKRWSNREVLGVEKNSADNFV
- a CDS encoding SusC/RagA family TonB-linked outer membrane protein, translating into MSTHIFVDSRKRFHKLGWGLLFGSLVFLISFNLVLGQTKKAYLQGENVFAQMVTSQQKADDSLLSIQFSNTSLQDALETLAQKVNVGFSYNPDIMPEKQITLKMTGVPAHEILYKLLEGTGLEPVLPPTKDVIVIRQKEPVNSKENFVQTITGTVTDGQTGEALPGANVAIQGTTQGSSTDIDGNFIIEGVEPGSYNLTASFIGYETGIKAIEVTDAQEDLVVDFALDQSDMALDELVVVGYGQQERSDITGSITSVSGESIQNMQTENVAEALQGQAAGALITQSSGEPGSGMDVMIRGASTLGNTEPLYVIDGIPTEGNLASVNVQDVESIEILKDASATAIYGSRAANGVVMITTKRGEAGDIQVQFNARTGVSNIPNSRRINMMDTEDFYEFSVDAYENAGLAIPTSWQEPYLSENLKQNTDWQDELFRQGAVQNYNLTVSGGNENAIYSFSSGYLDEKGTVINDNFDRVSFRVNSEFYIGEDQKLTIGENLSLSQTKSSGDVTATTFKETYQQAPTVPLRCPDNVGGFCGPTIENSPGFRLNQVGLLYLEESEDITQRLLGTAYVKYNILPNMTYRLNLSTDLAIGESEYFSPLYDMDANVNTERDLDQTRSERRSLIVENTLAYNTTIKNVHEINALAGYTQEKRDYENVSSEANGFPSGNLRTINAATGQTIVYGGATASALRSFLGRVQYSYDDRYRAQFAIRRDGSSRFGSERRWGTFPSASVGWSIHNEAFMEDYEKLSSLTVRGSWGLTGTQTIPDFAAIPTVQPVANYVFGATPARVSGSAILQVGNSTLQWQETEQMDIGLDIGFFDERLTFVVDYFTKNTSNLLLRPPVATTSGFRRGNGAFQNVGEVKNSGLELSANYQKVLGDFSFQIGGNVSTIKNEVVSLGVEEIVTTVSGDLSYGQTITRPGSEIGAFYGYVAEGPFRDQAAVDNHAEQPGAGPGDMAFKDLNNDGVINTDDRKIIGSPFPNFFYGLNLNMNYRNWGLRVQVDGVQGRDIMALRGDNDPRGFNNTTADFLDRWTPENRDGVHPRAHASDPNDNIRSSTYRVKDGSYLAIRNVTLSYDFNTGNFSQLIDMRNLRLYVTSSNLAWITSYDGYNPEIGAGSSDEASLTRSLDSGSYPIATSFEVGINIGF